One part of the Helicoverpa armigera isolate CAAS_96S chromosome 3, ASM3070526v1, whole genome shotgun sequence genome encodes these proteins:
- the Ca-ma2d gene encoding voltage-dependent calcium channel subunit alpha-2/delta-3 isoform X2 produces the protein MQSFKFALLCALLFIPEPVPAWKADTVKIWARALGDELWKLNEALTKADQIRIKYKQMNASVKRKDGKQILDSSLRSVSTMLTRKINAVKCIHATAEKLARNFNYTHNKTLQFEYCSAKYSKFFYEDENDDPSLHHEEPELPRYVINSTRYMNVSLERDSHFYNINVNTNTSCVHVPTNIFDIETNALNSILWSKELNEIFIKNYNSDPSLSWQYFGSSHGILRFYPGMRWNTNEVDTYDCRVMSWYIEAATCSKDMIILFDVSGSMTGFKNYVARRTLRSLLDTLSNNDYVNVYTFKNATNFVVECFVDLVQATPENLKTLTDTLEPTNGGKTHKVQLEGYANLTTAYIKAFTTLKERRKHCNVSSTQGCNQLVMVITDYVPGNLTEVFEEYNREVVDNKTYIPVRVFTYLIGKEVTNVREIQWMACLNRGYFVHIHSVEEVQQQVLKYINVIARPMILEQKEPPPTWTHANIDYTRTSKWGVSGDISKPDEDKLVTSVAIPAFDYKYNEENNDALLLGVAGTDVPIDSIAKLAKPHQLGVNGYSFIVSNNGYLLLHPLLTTTINGDLQKNYNSVDFVEVEQVDDGKGSRDLGEQIKNLRYNLVNGTDGNMTQVPVLYHYDNMRRIARVSHDYFFNKLEGTPFSMGISLPKIYGDTELWLKDNPLEAKQGKELTGINVTDYFRYSFRVHPDWVYCKYHYLEGHESLNSEVEAWKFLVGLSKNEIDIRKEQYPTENKTADFSLETHCGMTPLGKDDYYCNEDLVKQLVFDAKLSAPYFENWIASDEEWDLARKYNVSVRFIATSSGLTRWHYIFDPDKNEQVDDQGNRRKEYDGNVFGDDYHNTIEETWYKAAVLQHMINKESLVVATPLPVLDDIIKNPPKVINEDGDITITSSYAIFYKDGNSETPASVVGFQYSYLKFYERFLQITNIDVDGSKDPTCRPDSEKYDCYVIDSSGYIVLAKEKELVGQFFGTVQKYVLQSFLDMGIYEHVEVFNYQALCPYSVLLKKSSSWTLRTPFSLAFNFFNWLVTEALLLLTNFYNQDYSAYGAGIIVEDHEPPTTTAAPLPENETETAKDNSDEHPFSCDHSITLYILNQKYFLEAAGASPTVQKDEPGECWPAYWASYIPKTNLLLVVVEKQDDYSSNCTEPPDTKPQPTLMSRSSKEPCHKLNLGALYRRRLEGCYTYHDGERNITACGIGSIARVDLAVLLLAAVLTLLAKTSL, from the exons tgtaaaaataTGGGCGAGAGCTCTGGGGGATGAACTATGGAAGTTGAACGAAGCACTAACCAAAGCAGATCAGATTAGAATC aaatacaaacaaatgaatgcgAGTGTGAAAAGAAAAGATGGGAAACAAATATTGGATTCGTCACTGCGTTCTGTTAGCACAATGCTCACTCGCAAAATCAATGCCGTCAAG TGCATTCACGCGACGGCAGAAAAATTGGCGAGGAACTTCAACTATACGCACAACAAAACTCTTCAATTCGAGTACTGTTCAGCGAAGTACTCAAAGTTCTTCTATGAAGACGAGAACGATGACCCAAGTCTTCACCATGAGGAGCCGGAGCTCCCCAGATACGTCATAAACAGTACAAGATACATGAACGTGTCTCTAGAGAGGGACTCCCACTTCTACAATATCAATGTCAACACTAACACCAGTTGTGTTCACGTCCCGACGAATATATTcgatatag AGACAAATGCTCTAAATTCCATATTATGGTCAAAGGAGTTGAACgaaatcttcataaaaaattacaactCCGATCCGTCATTATCATGGCAGTACTTCGGCAGTTCACATGGTATCCTCCGGTTCTACCCTGGAATGCGGTGGAATACCAATGAAGTGGACACCTACGACTGTCGAGTCATGTCGTGGTACATCGAAGCTGCAACTTGCTCCAAAGACATGATCATCCTATTTGATGTCTCCGGATCAATGACGGGTTTCAAGAACTACGTAGCAAGAAGAACATTGCGTTCCCTTTTGGACACCTTATCGAACAACGATTATGTCAACGTATACACTTTCAAAAATGCGACCAATTTCGTAGTGGAATGTTTCGTGGATCTGGTTCAGGCTACTCCCGAAAATTTGAAGACTCTTACTGATACTCTTGAGCCTACTAATGGAGGGAAAACCCATAAAGTTCAGTTGGAAGGCTACGCGAACTTGACGACGGCGTatataaaagcttttacaaCACTCAAAGAG AGAAGGAAACACTGTAACGTGAGCAGTACACAAGGCTGCAACCAACTAGTGATGGTGATCACGGACTATGTGCCCGGCAACCTCACAGAAGTGTTCGAGGAATACAACCGGGAGGTGGTGGACAATAAGACATACATCCCCGTCAGAGTGTTCACCTATCTCATAGGGAAGGAAGTCACCAATGTACGCGAAATACAGTGGATGGCGTGTTTGAATAGAG GTTACTTCGTGCACATTCATTCTGTGGAGGAGGTACAGCAACAAGTGCTCAAGTATATCAACGTGATCGCTCGGCCCATGATCCTAGAGCAGAAGGAGCCTCCGCCCACCTGGACTCACGCCAACATTGACTATACG CGTACCAGTAAATGGGGCGTAAGTGGAGATATCTCAAAG CCTGATGAAGACAAGCTGGTGACGTCAGTGGCGATCCCGGCGTTCGACTATAAGTACAATGAGGAGAACAATGACGCCCTGCTGCTTGGAGTGGCGGGGACTGACGTGCCTATTGACAGCATCGCTAAACTCGCTAAACCACATCAG CTCGGTGTGAACGGGTATTCATTCATCGTCAGTAACAATGGCTACTTGTTGCTGCATCCACTCTTAACTACTACA ATAAACGGCGACCTACAAAAGAACTACAACAGCGTGGATTTCGTGGAGGTAGAACAAGTAGACGATGGCAAAGGCTCTCGAGACTTGGGCGAGCAGATCAAGAACTTGCGGTACAATCTCGTGAATGGTACAGATGGCAACATGACGCAAGTCCCAGTGTTGTACCATTATGATAATATGAG gAGAATAGCCAGAGTAAGCCATGACTACTTTTTCAACAAACTTGAAGGAACACCGTTTTCTATGGGCATATCGCTGCCCAAGATATACGGAGACACGGAATTATGGCTCAAAGATAATCCTTTGGAAGCTAAACAAGGGAAGGAACTGACTGGCATCAATGTCACTGATTATTTTAGATATAGCTTCAGGGTTCATCCAGACTG GGTTTACTGCAAATACCACTACTTGGAGGGACACGAGTCACTTAATTCTGAAGTGGAAGCCTGGAAGTTTTTGGTTGGCTTATCTAAGAATGAAATTGATATAAGGAAAGAGCAGTATCCAACAGAGAATAAAACCGCAGATTTTAGTTTGGAAA CTCACTGCGGTATGACACCATTGGGCAAAGATGATTACTATTGCAATGAAGATCTAGTCAAACAATTAGTGTTTGATGCCAAACTATCTGCGCCATACTTCGAGAACTGGATTGCATCTGATGAAGAATGGGACTTAGCTAGAAAGTACAATGTAAGCGTAAGATTCATAGCAACGTCAAGTGGATTGACACGATGGCATTATATCTTTGATCCTGACAAGAATGAACAAGTGGACGATCAAGGTAACAGAAGGAAGGAGTATGATGGAAA CGTTTTCGGTGACGACTACCACAATACAATAGAGGAGACTTGGTACAAAGCTGCAGTTCTACAGCACATGATAAACAAGGAGTCCCTAGTAGTAGCAACTCCCCTGCCGGTACTCGATGACATTATAAAGAATCCTCCAAAAGTCATCAATGAAGATGGAGATATAACCATAACTTCTAGTTACGCGATATTTTATAAAGATGGCAATTCGGAGACCCCTGCGTCAGTTGTTGGATTCCAGTACTCTTATTTGAAGTTTTATGAAAGATTCTTGCAAATTACGAATATTGACGTGGATGGGTCGAAG GACCCAACATGTCGACCGGATTCCGAGAAATATGACTGCTATGTAATAGATAGTTCTGGTTACATCGTATTGGCTAAGGAAAAGGAACTGGTGGGCCAGTTCTTCGGCACGGTGCAGAAGTATGTCCTGCAATCCTTCCTGGATATGGGCATATACGAACATGTGGAAGTTTTCAACTACCAAGCTCTTTGCCCGTACTCAGTTTTACTTAAGAAAAGCAGTTCTTGGACTTTGCGAACG CCTTTTAGTTTAGCGTTCAACTTCTTCAACTGGCTGGTGACAGAAGCTCTGTTGTTGTTAACTAACTTCTACAATCAAGACTATTCCGCTTATGGCGCCGGCATCATCGTTGAGGACCATG AGCCGCCCACCACGACTGCAGCACCCTTACCGGAGAACGAAACAGAGACTGCGAAGGACAATTCCGACGAGCACCCATTCTCCTGCGACCACAGTATAACGCTTTATATACTgaatcagaaatattttttggaggCGGCTGGAGCTTCGCCGACTGTACAAAAAGATGAGCCCGGGGAGTGCTGGCCTGCTTACTGGGCTTCGTACATTCCTAAGACAAACTTGCTACTTGTGGTGGTGGAGAAACAAGATGACTATTCTTCGAATTGTACGGAACCGCCCGATACTAAGCCGCAACCGACGCTCATGTCACGGTCCAGTAAGGAGCCCTGCCACAAGCTGAATCTAGGCGCCCTATATAGAAGACGTCTTGAAGGCTGCTATACTTACCACGACGGG GAGCGAAATATAACAGCATGCGGTATTGGGAGTATCGCGCGAGTCGACTTGGCCGTCCTTCTATTAGCCGCAGTGTTGACTTTGCTGGCCAAGACCAGCCTCTGA
- the Ca-ma2d gene encoding voltage-dependent calcium channel subunit alpha-2/delta-3 isoform X1 has translation MQSFKFALLCALLFIPEPVPAWKADTVKIWARALGDELWKLNEALTKADQIRIKYKQMNASVKRKDGKQILDSSLRSVSTMLTRKINAVKCIHATAEKLARNFNYTHNKTLQFEYCSAKYSKFFYEDENDDPSLHHEEPELPRYVINSTRYMNVSLERDSHFYNINVNTNTSCVHVPTNIFDIETNALNSILWSKELNEIFIKNYNSDPSLSWQYFGSSHGILRFYPGMRWNTNEVDTYDCRVMSWYIEAATCSKDMIILFDVSGSMTGFKNYVARRTLRSLLDTLSNNDYVNVYTFKNATNFVVECFVDLVQATPENLKTLTDTLEPTNGGKTHKVQLEGYANLTTAYIKAFTTLKERRKHCNVSSTQGCNQLVMVITDYVPGNLTEVFEEYNREVVDNKTYIPVRVFTYLIGKEVTNVREIQWMACLNRGYFVHIHSVEEVQQQVLKYINVIARPMILEQKEPPPTWTHANIDYTRTSKWGVSGDISKPDEDKLVTSVAIPAFDYKYNEENNDALLLGVAGTDVPIDSIAKLAKPHQLGVNGYSFIVSNNGYLLLHPLLTTTINGDLQKNYNSVDFVEVEQVDDGKGSRDLGEQIKNLRYNLVNGTDGNMTQVPVLYHYDNMRRIARVSHDYFFNKLEGTPFSMGISLPKIYGDTELWLKDNPLEAKQGKELTGINVTDYFRYSFRVHPDWVYCKYHYLEGHESLNSEVEAWKFLVGLSKNEIDIRKEQYPTENKTADFSLETHCGMTPLGKDDYYCNEDLVKQLVFDAKLSAPYFENWIASDEEWDLARKYNVSVRFIATSSGLTRWHYIFDPDKNEQVDDQGNRRKEYDGNVFGDDYHNTIEETWYKAAVLQHMINKESLVVATPLPVLDDIIKNPPKVINEDGDITITSSYAIFYKDGNSETPASVVGFQYSYLKFYERFLQITNIDVDGSKDPTCRPDSEKYDCYVIDSSGYIVLAKEKELVGQFFGTVQKYVLQSFLDMGIYEHVEVFNYQALCPYSVLLKKSSSWTLRTPFSLAFNFFNWLVTEALLLLTNFYNQDYSAYGAGIIVEDHEYFDLNNKEYTEPPTTTAAPLPENETETAKDNSDEHPFSCDHSITLYILNQKYFLEAAGASPTVQKDEPGECWPAYWASYIPKTNLLLVVVEKQDDYSSNCTEPPDTKPQPTLMSRSSKEPCHKLNLGALYRRRLEGCYTYHDGERNITACGIGSIARVDLAVLLLAAVLTLLAKTSL, from the exons tgtaaaaataTGGGCGAGAGCTCTGGGGGATGAACTATGGAAGTTGAACGAAGCACTAACCAAAGCAGATCAGATTAGAATC aaatacaaacaaatgaatgcgAGTGTGAAAAGAAAAGATGGGAAACAAATATTGGATTCGTCACTGCGTTCTGTTAGCACAATGCTCACTCGCAAAATCAATGCCGTCAAG TGCATTCACGCGACGGCAGAAAAATTGGCGAGGAACTTCAACTATACGCACAACAAAACTCTTCAATTCGAGTACTGTTCAGCGAAGTACTCAAAGTTCTTCTATGAAGACGAGAACGATGACCCAAGTCTTCACCATGAGGAGCCGGAGCTCCCCAGATACGTCATAAACAGTACAAGATACATGAACGTGTCTCTAGAGAGGGACTCCCACTTCTACAATATCAATGTCAACACTAACACCAGTTGTGTTCACGTCCCGACGAATATATTcgatatag AGACAAATGCTCTAAATTCCATATTATGGTCAAAGGAGTTGAACgaaatcttcataaaaaattacaactCCGATCCGTCATTATCATGGCAGTACTTCGGCAGTTCACATGGTATCCTCCGGTTCTACCCTGGAATGCGGTGGAATACCAATGAAGTGGACACCTACGACTGTCGAGTCATGTCGTGGTACATCGAAGCTGCAACTTGCTCCAAAGACATGATCATCCTATTTGATGTCTCCGGATCAATGACGGGTTTCAAGAACTACGTAGCAAGAAGAACATTGCGTTCCCTTTTGGACACCTTATCGAACAACGATTATGTCAACGTATACACTTTCAAAAATGCGACCAATTTCGTAGTGGAATGTTTCGTGGATCTGGTTCAGGCTACTCCCGAAAATTTGAAGACTCTTACTGATACTCTTGAGCCTACTAATGGAGGGAAAACCCATAAAGTTCAGTTGGAAGGCTACGCGAACTTGACGACGGCGTatataaaagcttttacaaCACTCAAAGAG AGAAGGAAACACTGTAACGTGAGCAGTACACAAGGCTGCAACCAACTAGTGATGGTGATCACGGACTATGTGCCCGGCAACCTCACAGAAGTGTTCGAGGAATACAACCGGGAGGTGGTGGACAATAAGACATACATCCCCGTCAGAGTGTTCACCTATCTCATAGGGAAGGAAGTCACCAATGTACGCGAAATACAGTGGATGGCGTGTTTGAATAGAG GTTACTTCGTGCACATTCATTCTGTGGAGGAGGTACAGCAACAAGTGCTCAAGTATATCAACGTGATCGCTCGGCCCATGATCCTAGAGCAGAAGGAGCCTCCGCCCACCTGGACTCACGCCAACATTGACTATACG CGTACCAGTAAATGGGGCGTAAGTGGAGATATCTCAAAG CCTGATGAAGACAAGCTGGTGACGTCAGTGGCGATCCCGGCGTTCGACTATAAGTACAATGAGGAGAACAATGACGCCCTGCTGCTTGGAGTGGCGGGGACTGACGTGCCTATTGACAGCATCGCTAAACTCGCTAAACCACATCAG CTCGGTGTGAACGGGTATTCATTCATCGTCAGTAACAATGGCTACTTGTTGCTGCATCCACTCTTAACTACTACA ATAAACGGCGACCTACAAAAGAACTACAACAGCGTGGATTTCGTGGAGGTAGAACAAGTAGACGATGGCAAAGGCTCTCGAGACTTGGGCGAGCAGATCAAGAACTTGCGGTACAATCTCGTGAATGGTACAGATGGCAACATGACGCAAGTCCCAGTGTTGTACCATTATGATAATATGAG gAGAATAGCCAGAGTAAGCCATGACTACTTTTTCAACAAACTTGAAGGAACACCGTTTTCTATGGGCATATCGCTGCCCAAGATATACGGAGACACGGAATTATGGCTCAAAGATAATCCTTTGGAAGCTAAACAAGGGAAGGAACTGACTGGCATCAATGTCACTGATTATTTTAGATATAGCTTCAGGGTTCATCCAGACTG GGTTTACTGCAAATACCACTACTTGGAGGGACACGAGTCACTTAATTCTGAAGTGGAAGCCTGGAAGTTTTTGGTTGGCTTATCTAAGAATGAAATTGATATAAGGAAAGAGCAGTATCCAACAGAGAATAAAACCGCAGATTTTAGTTTGGAAA CTCACTGCGGTATGACACCATTGGGCAAAGATGATTACTATTGCAATGAAGATCTAGTCAAACAATTAGTGTTTGATGCCAAACTATCTGCGCCATACTTCGAGAACTGGATTGCATCTGATGAAGAATGGGACTTAGCTAGAAAGTACAATGTAAGCGTAAGATTCATAGCAACGTCAAGTGGATTGACACGATGGCATTATATCTTTGATCCTGACAAGAATGAACAAGTGGACGATCAAGGTAACAGAAGGAAGGAGTATGATGGAAA CGTTTTCGGTGACGACTACCACAATACAATAGAGGAGACTTGGTACAAAGCTGCAGTTCTACAGCACATGATAAACAAGGAGTCCCTAGTAGTAGCAACTCCCCTGCCGGTACTCGATGACATTATAAAGAATCCTCCAAAAGTCATCAATGAAGATGGAGATATAACCATAACTTCTAGTTACGCGATATTTTATAAAGATGGCAATTCGGAGACCCCTGCGTCAGTTGTTGGATTCCAGTACTCTTATTTGAAGTTTTATGAAAGATTCTTGCAAATTACGAATATTGACGTGGATGGGTCGAAG GACCCAACATGTCGACCGGATTCCGAGAAATATGACTGCTATGTAATAGATAGTTCTGGTTACATCGTATTGGCTAAGGAAAAGGAACTGGTGGGCCAGTTCTTCGGCACGGTGCAGAAGTATGTCCTGCAATCCTTCCTGGATATGGGCATATACGAACATGTGGAAGTTTTCAACTACCAAGCTCTTTGCCCGTACTCAGTTTTACTTAAGAAAAGCAGTTCTTGGACTTTGCGAACG CCTTTTAGTTTAGCGTTCAACTTCTTCAACTGGCTGGTGACAGAAGCTCTGTTGTTGTTAACTAACTTCTACAATCAAGACTATTCCGCTTATGGCGCCGGCATCATCGTTGAGGACCATG AGTATTTCGATCTAAACAACAAAGAGTACACAGAGCCGCCCACCACGACTGCAGCACCCTTACCGGAGAACGAAACAGAGACTGCGAAGGACAATTCCGACGAGCACCCATTCTCCTGCGACCACAGTATAACGCTTTATATACTgaatcagaaatattttttggaggCGGCTGGAGCTTCGCCGACTGTACAAAAAGATGAGCCCGGGGAGTGCTGGCCTGCTTACTGGGCTTCGTACATTCCTAAGACAAACTTGCTACTTGTGGTGGTGGAGAAACAAGATGACTATTCTTCGAATTGTACGGAACCGCCCGATACTAAGCCGCAACCGACGCTCATGTCACGGTCCAGTAAGGAGCCCTGCCACAAGCTGAATCTAGGCGCCCTATATAGAAGACGTCTTGAAGGCTGCTATACTTACCACGACGGG GAGCGAAATATAACAGCATGCGGTATTGGGAGTATCGCGCGAGTCGACTTGGCCGTCCTTCTATTAGCCGCAGTGTTGACTTTGCTGGCCAAGACCAGCCTCTGA